From Chloroflexota bacterium, the proteins below share one genomic window:
- a CDS encoding ABC-2 family transporter protein has protein sequence MAYYAELYVVYVRCLFKAWSQYRADFAITFVSSILHTGSSLVFLTIIFASIRQLEGWSFHEVLLIWGLITAGTNVANGVLDVPHRILYYIQSGELDRLLVRPPAPLFQIAGEGGITLPALGRVLVGVAAIATALAALPTPLPWWGMYYLLLAILSGTLIMFSVQLLMACLSFWYVSTFSLMQTMGWMNQFGRFPVNIFGLPLQFLFTWIVPYAMMGFYPAAFLLRGDEYQFYGLLAPLMGWLFLGLSLLVWRVAIRHYQSTGS, from the coding sequence ATGGCTTACTATGCGGAACTCTATGTGGTCTATGTTCGATGTCTCTTCAAAGCCTGGTCGCAATACCGCGCCGATTTTGCGATCACGTTTGTGTCTTCGATTCTCCACACCGGATCAAGCTTGGTCTTTCTGACGATTATCTTCGCCAGTATTCGCCAACTCGAGGGATGGTCTTTTCACGAAGTGCTACTCATTTGGGGTCTGATAACGGCGGGCACCAATGTGGCGAATGGCGTTCTCGATGTACCACACCGGATTCTGTATTACATCCAAAGCGGTGAGTTGGATCGTTTGCTAGTCCGCCCGCCCGCGCCGCTCTTTCAAATTGCCGGCGAGGGCGGGATCACTTTGCCAGCCCTGGGACGAGTATTGGTCGGAGTAGCCGCCATCGCGACGGCTCTGGCGGCGTTACCCACTCCACTGCCCTGGTGGGGAATGTACTATTTGTTGCTCGCCATCCTTAGTGGTACGCTCATCATGTTCAGTGTGCAACTGCTTATGGCTTGCCTGAGCTTTTGGTATGTCAGTACCTTCTCGCTGATGCAGACGATGGGTTGGATGAATCAGTTCGGGCGGTTCCCGGTGAATATCTTTGGTCTGCCACTGCAATTTCTTTTTACCTGGATCGTGCCTTATGCCATGATGGGTTTTTATCCGGCGGCTTTTCTACTGCGCGGCGACGAGTATCAGTTCTATGGTTTGCTCGCGCCGCTGATGGGCTGGCTCTTTTTGGGATTATCGTTGTTGGTTTGGCGGGTAGCGATTCGGCATTATCAGAGTACGGGATCCTAG